In one window of Posidoniimonas corsicana DNA:
- a CDS encoding arylsulfatase, with protein MSGWIVGRRWALALVAACGAGLLVDGVRGQEDAPGSPSATTTIPGNQLPAPDPKFGGVIRKNAAESKAWWAPRIVPPKQAPNVLLIMTDDVGFGAPSTFGGVIPTPSLDRIAKAGLRYTNFHSTSLCSPTRAAIITGRNHHSAGFGVISEQSTGFPGYNSIIAKDKATIGRVLLDNGFATSWFGKDHNTPTFTASQIGPFDQWPIGMGFEYFYGFVGGDTSQWQPNLYRNTTAIYPYVGKENWNLTTAMADDAVKWLNEVNQIDPNKPFFCYYVPGGTHAPHHPTPEWIEKIRDMRLFDEGWNKLRERIFANQKKLGVIPQDAKLTPWPDDLLKQWDQLTSDEQKLFIRQVEVYAAYLAYTDHEIGRVIQAVEDMGKLDDTLIIYISGDNGGSVEGTLLGTPNEVASFNGVDVPVERQLKEFYDVWGSDQTYNHMAVPWSWALDTPFKWSKQVASHFGGVRQGMCVSWPGHIGDEGGVRHQFHHVIDVVPTILEACGVPAPQEVDGIQQAPIEGVSFAYTFSKEKADAPSTHKTQYFEMMGDHAIYHDGWIASTKVVRPPWEIVGAVNQDPYDNVTWELYDLSKDWTQYDDVAAEHPEKLAEMKRLFLQEAEKYQVLPLDASVATRLVAPRPNITAGRTEFTYTVPMTGLPQGDSPLLLNTSYKITADIEVPEGGGEGVLLTSGGRFGGYGLYLLKGKPVFTWNLVDLERQRWEAKQPLAAGRHVVEFEFTYDGVGAGTLAFNSLSGIGQPGTGVLRVDGQEAASLKMERTIPLILQWDETFDIGSDTGTPVDDGVYQVPFEFTGKLHKLTLKLDRPELTPADISKLQAAQRNNRVSE; from the coding sequence ATGTCCGGTTGGATTGTCGGTCGCCGGTGGGCGTTGGCGTTGGTAGCGGCTTGCGGCGCAGGGCTGCTGGTCGACGGAGTGCGGGGCCAGGAGGACGCGCCGGGCTCGCCCAGCGCCACTACCACCATCCCCGGCAATCAACTGCCGGCCCCCGACCCCAAGTTTGGCGGCGTTATCAGAAAGAACGCGGCGGAGTCGAAGGCGTGGTGGGCGCCGCGGATCGTGCCCCCCAAGCAGGCGCCCAACGTGCTGCTGATCATGACGGACGACGTCGGCTTCGGCGCGCCCAGCACGTTTGGCGGCGTGATCCCCACGCCGTCGCTCGACCGGATCGCCAAGGCCGGGCTCCGTTACACCAACTTCCATTCTACATCGCTCTGCTCGCCCACCCGCGCGGCGATCATCACCGGCCGCAACCACCACTCGGCCGGCTTTGGCGTGATCTCCGAGCAGTCCACCGGCTTCCCGGGCTACAACAGCATCATCGCCAAGGACAAGGCGACCATCGGCCGCGTCCTGCTCGACAACGGCTTCGCGACCTCGTGGTTCGGCAAGGACCACAACACCCCCACCTTCACCGCCAGCCAAATCGGCCCGTTCGACCAGTGGCCGATCGGGATGGGCTTCGAGTACTTTTACGGCTTTGTCGGCGGCGACACCAGCCAGTGGCAGCCGAACCTGTACCGCAACACGACCGCCATCTACCCGTACGTTGGCAAGGAGAACTGGAACCTCACCACCGCCATGGCCGACGACGCGGTCAAGTGGCTGAACGAGGTCAACCAGATCGACCCCAACAAGCCGTTCTTCTGCTACTACGTGCCCGGCGGCACGCACGCGCCGCACCACCCCACACCGGAGTGGATCGAGAAGATCCGCGACATGCGCCTGTTCGACGAGGGCTGGAACAAGCTCCGCGAGCGGATCTTCGCCAACCAGAAGAAGCTGGGGGTGATCCCCCAGGACGCCAAGCTGACCCCCTGGCCTGACGACCTGCTCAAGCAGTGGGACCAGCTCACGTCGGACGAGCAGAAACTGTTCATCCGGCAGGTAGAGGTCTACGCCGCCTACCTGGCCTACACCGACCACGAGATCGGCCGCGTGATCCAGGCCGTGGAGGATATGGGGAAGCTGGACGACACGCTCATCATCTACATCAGCGGCGACAACGGCGGCAGCGTCGAGGGCACGCTGCTGGGGACGCCCAATGAGGTGGCCTCGTTCAACGGCGTCGACGTGCCGGTCGAGCGGCAGCTCAAGGAGTTTTACGACGTCTGGGGCAGCGACCAGACCTACAACCACATGGCCGTGCCTTGGTCGTGGGCGCTGGACACGCCGTTCAAGTGGTCCAAGCAGGTGGCGTCGCACTTTGGCGGCGTCCGACAGGGGATGTGCGTGTCGTGGCCGGGCCACATCGGCGACGAGGGCGGCGTCCGCCACCAGTTCCACCACGTGATCGACGTGGTCCCGACCATCCTCGAGGCCTGCGGCGTCCCCGCGCCGCAGGAGGTGGACGGCATCCAGCAGGCGCCGATCGAGGGCGTCAGCTTCGCGTACACGTTCAGCAAGGAAAAGGCCGACGCGCCGTCGACCCACAAGACGCAGTACTTCGAGATGATGGGCGACCACGCCATCTACCACGACGGCTGGATCGCCAGCACCAAGGTGGTGCGTCCGCCCTGGGAGATTGTCGGCGCGGTCAACCAGGACCCGTACGACAACGTAACGTGGGAGCTGTACGACCTGTCCAAGGACTGGACCCAGTACGACGATGTCGCCGCCGAACACCCGGAGAAGCTGGCCGAGATGAAGCGGTTGTTCCTCCAGGAGGCCGAGAAGTATCAGGTGCTGCCGCTGGACGCGTCGGTCGCCACGCGTCTGGTGGCGCCGCGGCCCAACATCACCGCCGGGCGGACCGAGTTCACCTACACCGTGCCGATGACCGGCCTGCCGCAGGGCGACTCGCCCCTGCTGCTCAACACTTCGTACAAGATCACGGCCGATATCGAGGTCCCCGAGGGGGGCGGCGAGGGCGTGCTGCTGACCTCCGGCGGCCGATTCGGCGGCTACGGCCTATACCTGCTGAAGGGCAAGCCGGTGTTTACCTGGAACCTGGTCGACCTGGAGCGGCAGCGGTGGGAGGCCAAACAGCCCCTCGCCGCCGGCCGGCATGTCGTGGAGTTCGAGTTCACGTACGACGGCGTCGGCGCCGGCACGCTGGCGTTCAACAGCCTCAGCGGCATCGGCCAGCCCGGCACGGGCGTGCTCAGAGTCGACGGCCAGGAGGCGGCGTCACTCAAGATGGAGCGGACTATCCCGCTGATCCTGCAGTGGGACGAGACCTTCGACATCGGCTCTGACACCGGCACGCCGGTCGACGACGGCGTCTACCAAGTCCCGTTCGAGTTCACCGGCAAGCTCCACAAGCTGACGCTTAAGCTCGACCGCCCCGAGCTAACGCCGGCGGACATCAGCAAGCTGCAGGCCGCCCAGCGGAACAACCGCGTGAGTGAGTGA